One Hippopotamus amphibius kiboko isolate mHipAmp2 chromosome 12, mHipAmp2.hap2, whole genome shotgun sequence genomic window, ATAATGTTTTGAGAGAAAGCAGTACCAAATAATAAACGTGTGGGATTTTggtacatgtcttttttttttcccctaatacatcGTAATGACGTACTCCGTACTCTGGTGGTTTCAGACTCGCCTTCGTAATATACAGTTCAGTGTGGCCTGTGCGTGttttgtgtttcctgcattgATTTTTGCCTCCATTTATTCTCTATTGCAGTCTAAAAGTTGGTTTTAATTGGTTGCCCACAGGATTGACTTGGCCTCTACTTCTTGTTAAGAAAATACATCTCTTGTTTTATCAGGTAAGAGATTTTGCATAGAGGGTTTgtttttatacaaaataaaatgagatacattattaaataacatgaaaatatgtGTAACAACTGaattgtggttttttgtttttaagaagctTATTTgagggatgggagtggggtggaCTGGGTGTCTTGAACAGCTGGTTGCTTCCTTTGGGAGTCAGTTATCTATAGATGCATTTCCCCTGCTGAATTCCTGATTACTCGGCAGTAAGTAGCTGTTTTTTTCCTCAGTAGCATTCTAGACTAACTACAAATATGGATGCTTGTTATTGGTATGGTTTTTTAATATTCCTTCGTGAAAGAAGTATGGAAAATGGGTTATATGTTGTAGAGTACAAATTGACTTTAGGTGGAACCTTAGTGATTGGAATCTAACCCTcttgttaaataaataaggtaGGCTCAAGCAAGATAGGTTGAAATGACTCATCTGTCAAACAGGTACTTTGTAGCAGAATAGCAAATCTTCAGTTCACCTTTTTCAGAACCTAAAAACTTTGCCTCTTTAGATGACTTTATGAATAAGTCTTGTGCACTGCTTTGGTTTACTCAGCCCTTTTCTAGATGGTAATCTGGGCAGACTTTTAATATCATGTTTTCACATATGCCTTGTACAGACTTACACTAAATCCCTTCCCTCAGCAGCAAATGATTTGAAGACTTAACTGTGTATGTCACTTTATCCCTGTGTTTAATTCTTGGGACCATATCAAATTCCCGTTTTATTGTCCTAATGCAAACTAGCATCTCTCTCTTGCTCTCGAGTTTTGGGGATCTAGATTACCCATGATGTTTCCCCCAGTTAGTGATTAAGAGATTTTTTGAAGTTGAACGAAATGCTTTGCGTATAGCCAGTATTCTAGAGTTAGTAAGGAGTGAGAATTTGATTTAATGAATCAGAACCTTCTTGATGAACTTCTTATAGACTGCTAAATAGTAAATAAAGGCAAAAGAGTCTGTTGGTGTGATGTTTttagtattaatttttcttattgacCCTTGCAGACCAAAAATGAAACGcttcccccgccccttcccaaaTTTCTAGCATTTTATGTGGTTTCGTTTTCTGTTTGTCAGTCCATCTTTCTGGATTAAATTTGAAGGTggcttttatttttgtgtatgtgtgtgtgagaaaagTGTCAACGCCAaacaatatatttctcttttgtgtACAGCAATTGTcatattgagatacaattggagATTTTGTTGCCTTAAATTAGTATTCATGTAATATTTGACATTGAAAAACTGCTTTAATGGAGTTATAGAATTCTCAGCAGTTGCAGCAGGAAACTTTGCTCTTCTAATGTTCTCGTTTGAGAAGTGATGAAACCAAAGctcaaataatttataatttcccTAAGATCACAGAGCCAGTTTAATaggtttatatttaaaagttgatttttaaaatggtttggAAAATATCCTATATTGTTGACCACATAagtttcaaattaatattttttttcagttgcaagAATTTGTTTTGGATCACTTTACAAACAGCTGCCCTTGCATTTATTAGAATCCATATgaactgaaattttatttaagtctgggagaaacttttcttttttgattatatCAAAATGGACATTATCTACAGAGATTAGTGAGTACCCAGAAATTCCACAGGAGTTATGTTGAATAAAGCTCGTACACtagttcaaaaacaaaaaaatacctctTTTTCATTATCAGCCCTCCCCTGTGGGATAAACAAGACTTTTTATTAAATGGAGGGTTTGAGAATGAGTCTTTGGACCTGAGTTTTAATTAAAACAGCCATGGTGAATGGCACTGTAATCATGTTCTACTTTTTGGAGTGATGACTACAAGTAACtaatattttggctattttacTCAGTATTTCTCTTGGATACTTAGTATGTATTAAccttatatgtaatatataattccATATGTCATTTTGtttaataaatctatttctttaataaagaaaactgttTCATTCTACTATGAAAGATGGAATCAGTTCTCATTTGAGACTTGAATCTGCATAGTGTTAAGTATTATTTGAAATTCATTATTATTTCAgctttgtttctgttgttgtgaGATTGTCATACAAAATGCCGATAATTCTACAGAGTTGTCAAGTTTATAAGGAAGATGCTGAGCcagttttaaatattaactttgaTACATcctttgtatgttttcttctgtagATTGTTAAACTTTGTTTCCTGATTTGACTTACACATTCCTTTTAAATCTTATTGAATAATTAGTGGTCTGAATGATGATATAATTGGTGATTTTCCTGTCCTAtggttgtttttttcctgaaacttttGAGTCTTGGGGCTGAACTTCTAATTGTTTTCAGAATTAATGCCTTTTGGATGTTGAAATTGGGTTTTACATTGTAAATGGCATAAATGTTGAGTTTTTAGGATATCCAAATATAAAAAACGACATTGCTTGTGATAGTTTGAGGGAATACTTGAGGGCCTCATATGGTAGATGGTCGTTCTTGTAGCTGAAAACTTGGTGTGATAAACAGGAGTCTGACCTGGCCGTTGCCTTTTCTCATCTGCAGGTGTGTGTGGTTTCAGCGCAGCATGGCTGTGGTCATCCGTTTGCAAGGTCTCCCAATTGTGGCGGGGACCATGGACATTCGCCACTTCTTCTCTGGATTGACCATCCCTGATGGGGGCGTGCATATTGTAGGGGGTGAACTGGGTGAGGCTTTCATCGTTTTTGCCACTGATGAAGATGCAAGGCTTGGTATGATGCGCACAGGTGGTACAATTAAAGGGTCAAAAGTAACACTGTTGTTGAGTAGTAAAACGGAAATGCAGAATATGATTGAACTGAGTCGTAGGCGTTTTGAAACTGCCAACTTAGATATACCACCAGCAAATGCTAGTAGATCAGGACCGCCACCTAGTTCAGGAATGAGTGGCAGGGTAAACTTGCCTACGACCGTACCCAACTTTAATAATCCCTCACCCAGTGTAGTTACTGCCGCCACTTCTGTTCATGAAAGCAACAAAAATGTACAGACATTCTCCACAGCCAGCATAGGAACGGCTCCTCCAAATATGGGGGCTTCCTTTGGGAGCCCAACATTTAGCTCAACCATTCCGAGCACAGCCTCTCCAATGAACACAGTCCCACCTCCACCAATTCCGCCAATCCCAGCGATGCCATCTTTGCCACCGATGCCATCCATTCCCCCAATACCAGTTCCTCCTCCGGTACCTACATTGCCTCCTGTGCCTCCTGTGCCCCCAATCCCCCCAGTCCCTTCTGTGCCACCTATGACCCCACTGCCACCCATATCAGGCATGCCACCCTTGAACCCGCCGCCTGTGGCGCCTCTACCTGCTGGAATGAATGGCTCTGGAGCACCTATGAATCTGAACAATAACCTGAACCCTGTGTTTCTGGGTCCATTGAATCCTGTTAACCCTATCCAGATGAACTCTCAAAGCAGTGTGAAACCACTTCCCATCAACCCTGATGATCTGTATGTCAGTGTGCATGGAATGCCCTTTTCTGCAATGGAAAATGATGTCAGAGATTTTTTCCATGGGCTCCGTGTTGATGCAGTGCATTTGTTGAAAGATCATGTAGGTCGAAATAATGGGAATGGATTGGTTAAGTTTCTCTCCCCTCAAGATACATTTGAAGCTTTGAAGCGAAACAGAATGCTGATGATTCAACGCTATGTGGAAGTTAGTCCTGCCACAGAGAGACAGTGGGTAGCTGCTGGAGGCCATATCACGTTTAAGCAAAGTATAGGACCTTCTGGACAAACCCATCCCCCTCCTCAGACACTTCCCAGGTCAAAATCGCCCAGTGGGCAGAAAAGGTCAAGGTCAAGATCACCACATGAGGCTGGTTTTTGTGTTTACTTGAAAGGGCTACCATTTgaagcagaaaacaaacatgtcattgatttttttaaaaagttggataTTGTGGAAGATAGTATTTATATTGCTTATGGACCCAATGGGAAAGCAACAGGTGAAGGCTTCGTAGAGTTCAGGAATGAGTCTGACTATAAGGCTGCTCTGTGTCGTCATAAACAATACATGGGCAATCGCTTTATTCAAGTTCATCCAATTACCAAGAAAGGTATGCTAGAAAAGATAGATATGATTCGAAAAAGACTGCAGAACTTCAGCTATGACCAGAGGGAAATGATGTTAAATCCGGAGGGGGACGTCACCTCTGCCAAAGTCTGTGCCCATATAACAAATATTCCCTTCAGCATTACCAAGATGGATGTGCTCCAGTTCCTAGAAGGAATCCCAGTGGATGAAAACGCTGTACATGTTCTTGTTGATAACAATGGGCAAGGTCTAGGACAGGCATTGGTTcagtttaaaaatgaagatgatgCACGTAAGTCTGAACGCTTACACCGTAAAAAACTTAATGGGAGAGAAGCTTTTGTTCATGTAGTTACTCTAGAAGATATGAGAGAGATTGAGAAAAATCCCCCTGCCCAAGGAAAAAAGGGGTTAAAGATGCCTGTGCCAGGTAATCCTGCAGTTCCAGGAATTCCCAGTGTGGGAATGCCCAGTGCGGGAGTGCCCAATGCAGGAATGCCCAGTGCAGGACTGCCCAGTGCGGGAATGCCCAATGCGGGAATGCCTGCTGCAGGAATGCCTGCTGCAGGAATACCTGCTGCGGGAATGCCTGGTGCTGGAATGCCCGGTGTGGGAATACCCGGTGCAGGAGGTGAAGAGCATGCCTTCTTGACAGTAGGATCTAAGGAGGCCAACAATGGGCCTCCATTTAACTTTCCTGGTAATTTTGGTGGGTCAAATGCCTTTGGACCACCACTCCCTCCTCCAGGATTAGGAGGGGCCTTTGGTGATGGTAGGCCTGGAATGCCTTCAGTTGGAAATAGTGGTTTGCCTGGTCTAGGACTGGATGTACCAGGTTTTGGAGGTGGACCAAATAATTTAAGTGGACCAGGATTTGGAGGGGGCCCTCAGAATTTTGGAAATGGCCCTGGTAGCTTAGGTGGCCCCCCTGGCTTTGGAAGTGGCCCTCCTGGCCTTGGAAATGCCCCTGGGCATTTGAGTGGGCCTCCAGCATTTggtcctggccctggccctggccctggcccaatCCACATTGGTGGTCCTCCTGGCTTTGGATCTAGTTCTGGAAAACCAGGACCAACAATAATTAAAGTACAGAACATGCCCTTCACTGTGTCTATTGATGagattttagatttcttttatgGCTATCAAGTGATCCCAGGTTCAGTGTgtttaaaatacaatgaaaaaggTATGCCCACAGGCGAAGCTATGGTGGCTTTTGAATCTCGGGATGAAGCCACAGCTGCTGTCATTGACTTAAATGACAGACCTATTGGCTCTAGGAAAGTAAAACTTGTATTAGGGTAGCTGTTCACATCAGTTCTTCATAGGGTAGATATAGTCTTCATAGTGCTGTGATTAATGCATTCAGATTGTTTTCCTAGTGTTTCCAGGTTAGAACCTGTGGATTGTTTCAATTGCATATAGATTGGTTTCCATAACATAGAGCATTGGTTGACTGTTTACAGAAGACTCACTACCAGGATAAACATTGCTGTGTGTTACAGTAAAGCTGTCCGGAGAGAACACAAAAATGATCTTGGCATACCATTAGAGAAACCATTTGTAAAACACAAATGACCACATAAAGCTTATCAAGGAGTCTagattggttttgttttatacCATATGggatgaagaaaatagaaatgtcaCTAGAGCTCATTAAGGGTGCTCTTGCCAGCTGCTGAAAAATAGAAGCTGGCTACTCTTGAAATTTGGTTTAAAGCTGGACAGATTTGCTTTGTTATAGGGTCAAAGCTTTGTCTAAagtcctcattttcttttaaaactgaataaaatctCTGTATACAGATTCACTGTATGTACCTTTATTGCTTCTTGAGGGTTCTTGCTGTATAGACAGTCCTGCTTCTGAAGTTGCTGCTTTGTTTGCCTAATTGACTCATTTGTAAATGAGCagaattgttttgttgttgtttttctaatATGAAACTCCACACTTGGTTTATGCTATAACCTTGAAATTTGATTTCTGATGTCACACTTAAAACTGTGTGGATAAGACGTttgccacaaaaataaaatatggagtCCTCTACCTACCAGAGCCTTTTTGGTTTGACCGCCAAGTTTTAGTTTAGTCAGTTTAAAAATTGTCCATGTTGTTTGGATGGCATCGAAAATTAGAAACCACTTTTAATAATCATTGTTTAAGATGCCTGATTTGAAGTCCTGCCCAAGATGGATTCGTGTTCTGGCAATTTCCTTCTGTCCCAGATTTATGTGAAATTTTGACCTGTAACTAAACAAAAAGGGCCCATTCATAAGAAAGCATtattacatataggtctttacaATTGAAGTTGAAATTGTTAGCTTTGTTAGCAGTAGTGTTATAGAATAAGAGATCCCTAAGCTGGTCCATAGATTGATATGTATTTAATCCTGTTACTTGGAGGCTTTTTGGTCTGGTTGTTTGATCAGGAGCCTGGTTACAAAAATTCTTTATACAGAGTATAAGTGCagctgccagaggggagggaatTGAGACTCCTTGCCCTTTCATACTCGTTGGCATTCAGGACACTAAGGCAGGAGGACCACATGGGTTCTGGTTGGTGAGTGTCCTTGTCATGAAAACATTTGCCTTACAACGTCCTGCTCACTGCCACAAAAGGCTCTACTTATAGTTACTTTTCTTCTTAGTTAAAATGCACTAAAGACGTGTCACATTATATTATAAACATGGAATGGGAGATTGGTGAGAtatcatgaaaaacaaatttgTCTTTTACATGGGCCTCTGTCTTGGTTTGAAACATCCCCAACATTTCCTGCAAATCATTGTACTTACAAAGGGGTCAgccttttaaaagtattttctgttGAAGAAGAATAGTGCCTTTTTGGTGTTGCAATTCAGTGGAACACTGAAATATAGCGTCGTGTAATTTAGAGTTAAGAGTGGCAACAGTTTCATTTGTGTGATAAGATTTGGAAAGCCTTTTCATCACTACAATCTTAGAGGATTGACGGTACAGGATTTTTTGTTTAGGGAAAGGATTATTTagactttcaaagaaaaaatggcTGTGTTGTAGGTCTTGGTAATTCACGAATACAAATTTGCTTTGATAGATCACTAGATATTGCCTCCTCAACTAAAAAAGCAATATGATGTTTGTATATGCTGTTCAATTTAAGTTTTCTGTTAAAAGTAATCATTTTTCATTCCAAAGACAGAGTGCAGAAAACTTCAGCGCTGCTTGGGAATCTTATTTCAACTGCAGATTATTTTCCCCATTGGAAAGCTgactattttcattttagaaaaatgggTTGTTTGAAGATGAaagtctttttatcttttttcacaatttattttgGTTATGTGTTCATAcattcttattaaatatttcatatacttTATTGCAACTACTTTGTTATTTCTACATTTTagataaatgctggaaaggaaaaCTTGACTTCATTGTTcatcaaattaaataaattaagaaaatagtggTTTGTGTAGAAATTGGAGAGAATTGTGTTTCATATTTGGTTGAATCACAacagtgcttctcttgttgtgaaatGTAATTAAATGCTTTGCCCTCTGGAACTTGATTTTTGTGTATCTGAGACTTATTAACATAGTGCTAACTGCTAAGCATACTGTTCATCTTGTTCTGGGCATTGgagtttgagtttttaaaaaattcttgaaaatgtgTTCTGTGAAACTACTCATACCTCTCTTCCTGCAAATTTTCTCATAAGAACTAGGTTTGGGGTGAAAATTTAcgttattttctcatttgctttgtATGGTATGAAGGATTTGTAAAGCTTTCTTCAAAGTGGTGTGTATTTGTAAACACTATCATGATATTTTCATTCTTATGTGTAAATTTTATTGCCTGTTTTTGGTGACTCTGACATTAATAGAAGAGAAACTTTTACGTTAGGTTTAAACTTCCCCctcccatttttttgtttgtttttttagtttaaagGGTTAGAGAAATctacaaaatgtattttataaataagcaaaCTTGTAAACTTTTCCTGAACTTTAGTGAAACATTTAGTTTGTAAGCAAACTTTGGAGGTGTGTTCTGTGTTTCTACTGTAGTTTGGATGTATAATTattagtggctttttttttttttttaatgcaacacTGTTAAGTGAAATGTCGTTTCTAGCCTTGTGCTCCAAGTTGTCAAAGCATTGATAGTGGAAATTCCATAAGGAAACTTTATTCAGAATTTCAGAGAGTAATATTCAGTGTAATTAGGTCAGTCTTAATCCAATGGATGAAAATCTAGGGCTGTGTATGGAAGTAAGCAAACATACATTTGGGGTGGAAATACCTTGGATAAAAATAAGGATGCACGAAAGCCTTAAACTCAAATTCCCTTTTATTGGATTCTGTCATTGTGTACAGGTGTGGGtcaagtgtttaaaaataaatccactcatcagttgaacactttaaaaatgagtaaagaagacGTAAAGTTGCTGCTAGTCAAATCTGGAAAGAATTTCTGGCAGTgatcacttttaaaaatgatttcttttaaaaatcatttttaaaaattattttattgcaaaCATTCAAATTGTTTTACTGGCAATTCTATAGTAGTCCAAACTTTAGAAACCAAACACAATAAAATGACTCGTTGCCGATATGGCCACACCATTGCCAGCAAATACTGCCTTGGCTTCATTCAGCAGAGATTTTTGTTTATATAGATGAAGTCTTGAATACTGTTCAATAAACTTGTCACGAAATAAAACAGGCTGATGCTTTTAATGCTTTAACTATACATGAGTACTCTACTGAGCTATACCATCAaggtattttggggttttttaaaaactcctgaaaatattttgtgCCTTTGGAAAGGTGGCTTTGGTGATCTTGAAGGTAACAATTGTTGCTTATCCTTGACTGCTAATGCTGAAGTGTGGAAAGAAGATATCTGGAACTGCAGGGAGGAATCTTGATTCTAGGTCAAATCTGTGGTATCTGCCTTTTCAGACTTATGTGTGTTTTGCTAGCAAGCCACTTCGTTATGTGGA contains:
- the RBM12 gene encoding RNA-binding protein 12, with the protein product MAVVIRLQGLPIVAGTMDIRHFFSGLTIPDGGVHIVGGELGEAFIVFATDEDARLGMMRTGGTIKGSKVTLLLSSKTEMQNMIELSRRRFETANLDIPPANASRSGPPPSSGMSGRVNLPTTVPNFNNPSPSVVTAATSVHESNKNVQTFSTASIGTAPPNMGASFGSPTFSSTIPSTASPMNTVPPPPIPPIPAMPSLPPMPSIPPIPVPPPVPTLPPVPPVPPIPPVPSVPPMTPLPPISGMPPLNPPPVAPLPAGMNGSGAPMNLNNNLNPVFLGPLNPVNPIQMNSQSSVKPLPINPDDLYVSVHGMPFSAMENDVRDFFHGLRVDAVHLLKDHVGRNNGNGLVKFLSPQDTFEALKRNRMLMIQRYVEVSPATERQWVAAGGHITFKQSIGPSGQTHPPPQTLPRSKSPSGQKRSRSRSPHEAGFCVYLKGLPFEAENKHVIDFFKKLDIVEDSIYIAYGPNGKATGEGFVEFRNESDYKAALCRHKQYMGNRFIQVHPITKKGMLEKIDMIRKRLQNFSYDQREMMLNPEGDVTSAKVCAHITNIPFSITKMDVLQFLEGIPVDENAVHVLVDNNGQGLGQALVQFKNEDDARKSERLHRKKLNGREAFVHVVTLEDMREIEKNPPAQGKKGLKMPVPGNPAVPGIPSVGMPSAGVPNAGMPSAGLPSAGMPNAGMPAAGMPAAGIPAAGMPGAGMPGVGIPGAGGEEHAFLTVGSKEANNGPPFNFPGNFGGSNAFGPPLPPPGLGGAFGDGRPGMPSVGNSGLPGLGLDVPGFGGGPNNLSGPGFGGGPQNFGNGPGSLGGPPGFGSGPPGLGNAPGHLSGPPAFGPGPGPGPGPIHIGGPPGFGSSSGKPGPTIIKVQNMPFTVSIDEILDFFYGYQVIPGSVCLKYNEKGMPTGEAMVAFESRDEATAAVIDLNDRPIGSRKVKLVLG